The following are encoded in a window of Ranitomeya variabilis isolate aRanVar5 chromosome 6, aRanVar5.hap1, whole genome shotgun sequence genomic DNA:
- the LOC143782275 gene encoding uncharacterized protein LOC143782275 yields MSDSEGSSSSSSVSAVFSSQSESSEPEAARPPQKKQAKPTKVVAHGGHKRKKVPRRLSSPQLPVSKSASQKKKRIVVDEEPLTIHNETLINLVEANPSIWDQSDSSHHDIVKNRKLWDQIISHFDPRYMEKSSTSKKKIADAVHTRWKSIRDRFVRDYRNSQNPPSGSGAKRVTPYVHYEQLLFLQKTVSQRSTICSTAAPRQAEELEPSPLEPSQQTGTEDVSVISEPRSGERSTVASGVSARLQSVRGRKRASQKDEADAIIVDGLQRVEDMCRSELKDLRREITDLQSRESVYSANEWKLLFLSYVPVAQNIPAHRNLLFRQRLNDLLEEFVGPQEPAPSRTRSIDMPAYNPQYRARCETSMEHQRQSSSPSYTWADNTPAQYQSL; encoded by the exons atgtcggatagtgagggaagcagcagcagcagcagcgtgtctgcggttttttcttctcagtcg gagtcttcggagcccgaggctgctaggcccccccaaaaaaaacaggcaaaaccaacaaag gttgtggcacacggaggacacaagaggaagaaggttcctcgccgtctgtcgtctccacaactgccagtg tccaagtcagcaagccaaaaaaaaaaaaggattgtggttgatgaagagccgttgaccattcacaatgagacactgatcaaccttgtggaagccaacccctcaatatgggaccaaagcgacagctcccaccatgacatagtaaagaaccggaagttgtgggatcaaattatctctcacttcgatccccgatacatggagaagtcgtcaacctcaaagaaaaaaattg cggatgcggtccatacccgttggaaatcaataagggaccgctttgtccgtgactaccggaatagTCAAAATCCACCAAGTGGATCAGGtgccaaacgggtgaccccgtatgtgcattacgagcaattgctctttcttcaaaaaacagtgtctcagcgctc cacgatatgcagtaccgccgcgcctagacaggcagaagaactggagccatctccactggaaccaagtcagcagacgggcactgaagacgtctctgtcatcagcgagccacgatctggggagagaagcactgtggcttcaggtgtgagtgcccggttgcaatcagtgcgtggacgcaagcgagcttcacaaaaagatgaagctgatgccattattgtcgatggacttcagcgggttgaggacatgtgtcggagtgaactgaaagacctgaggcgggaaattaccgacttacaatctcgcgagtctgtatattctgcaaatgagtggaagctactttttttgtcctatgttcccgtagcacaaaatatcccggcacacagaaaccttttgtttcggcaaagactgaatgaccttcttgaggaatttgtgggaccccaggagccagctccatcgagaaccagaagcatagacatgccggcctacaaccctcaatatagagcccggtgtgaaacgagcatggaacatcagagacaaagtagcagtccatcatacacctgggcagacaatacgcccgcgcaataccagagtctgtag